CAGTATGAATACAGTTATCTTCATTTAAAGTTACATCCTTGACCCAATGAAGTTGATTTTCGATTGACCAATGGTCACGAATAACCACCCATCCTTCCTGATGACTATAAACTGAAACGATACTCACAAAGTTTTGATAGGATTTATTTCCCCCGGTTTTTATTATTAGCTTAGACATTGTACTATTAACAACTTTCAAGTAATCATGTTTTATTTTCAAACCATAGGATTGTTAGGATACCTATTGCATAAGCAATAATATCTTTCCAATCAAATATACTTCCTAATGCAACGGCCAAAATCTTATATTTTTGCAATCCTAAATTATTTACAAAATTAAAATATTGAAGAAGCTCGATAGTACAAGAAAAAGCAAAAACTGATAAAGCGACTAGAGATGAATGTATATTCCAAAAAGCTTTGATAAAGCAATAAATTAGTATAACTACTAAAACGTCACCGATAAAAGGGCGAATGAAACTATCATTGACAAAAACAGCAATACATACTTCTATGAAAAAGAGTATAAGTGTGAGATAGAAATATTTTTTGTTGAAGATAAACATGGCAATCAATAGCGTTCAAAAAATTCCTGCTTTGACTATCAACTTCTTTAATTTTTGATAGACTCTGTTGAAAATTATATTATTACTGAGTAGGTTTCCAGTAGAGGCAATGTCTGTGAGTCGGCAAGCTCTATCTCAACGCCTTGCGAGCTTGCCCGCGCACTCTTGCAAAACCCACAACTACAACTATTGCTTGCTTGGTTGAGCATCAACGCTCGCTCTATGGGCTTGGTAAAAGCCGTGCGTCAGCGACACCGACGCACTGCTGCTATGTCACTTAACATTTGGACATTTGCCTTAACTTGACACCAATGGCATCTTGCCCACCCCACAATATTGGATAATTTATTTCTTGGAGTTCCCTAATTAACCAAAGTTGCAATCTTAAGTTGCCGAACATCACCTTTCCAAGCTGTCTCCAATTCAGCTTTGACAAGTTGAGCGGCCTCATCTTTGCCTAGTGCCTGCAAACTTGCCTGCAAGCCAAATAGAGAACGTCCATTATGGGGATATTTTTTTAAATCGGCACGAAAGACTTTCTCAGCTTCTCTATAGTCACCCTTAGCCAAAAGCACAGCACCCAAAGATTCTCGCGTCGGAAAGTACCAGTCTGGTGGTTCTACATAATTTAGGGCATCTTCTGCTACTACCGCTTTTTCTAGCAATTGGATGGCAGATTCATAATCATGCTTTTCTCTAGCAATTTTGGCGTCTAGAACTTTTGAGGCAATGTCTAAAATATTACTTGCAGGACTGAATCCAATAGTTGCCTCGGTGGAAATTCCCTGTTTGGCAGCCAGTAAGGCCCGACTTTCACTTGCTGCATCTTCAAGTTTGCCTGTGGCTGCACTTGCCATACCGCGAGCAAAATGCCAAAGTGCTGAGGTAGTGGGCAATTTAGCTTCGGGAGCAGGAGTTTTTAAGATGGCATCCCAATCACTAAAGCGTGTTTGAATCAGCATTTTGCTGCCGAGGAATCCCTCAAGCATTGGTACATAAGGGTCAATTGCAGTAACATTTGCAACTA
This portion of the Nostoc sp. GT001 genome encodes:
- a CDS encoding DUF2809 domain-containing protein; translated protein: MFIFNKKYFYLTLILFFIEVCIAVFVNDSFIRPFIGDVLVVILIYCFIKAFWNIHSSLVALSVFAFSCTIELLQYFNFVNNLGLQKYKILAVALGSIFDWKDIIAYAIGILTILWFENKT